One genomic segment of Pagrus major chromosome 13, Pma_NU_1.0 includes these proteins:
- the rbm41 gene encoding RNA-binding protein 41: MRRVSRRPCEDGPLLEEQETEGQRQLHSLLLQQLHTDVDINRCVAKRQCFAPAALYRPFGQQAAGVRSLSQFQALQDGENELASLRELGLTDAEIELWQSRDEPVASEKSHGVCAAPGVKQQRLQVIRDKIEARDELLSRPQRFASSRPLSRREMEIERALFQGNDRLGFLTALYHRDEVKQDDQQGETSSDPMDSLYRDVFVKGRQQASLQDSEGETSGASHLLTHTTVSDQSQDSQRDDSQSEEASDHQGAKSSLSESSSDLSEQQLAQDRPRKSPPAAPTQINISQPIGSLCGAVRAGSARQLTVRGDIEPISDEEILNNRESEDGIRSVPRFRSYEPGKPNKVLCVKNLSPQASVAQLVALFSRFEQENGLPVVYRLLTGRMKGQAFITLPDSETAQKALQLVHGYRLLGKPLVVEFGRERQEDEKQKKKEEKK, translated from the exons ATGCGAAG AGTGAGCCGGCGACCCTGTGAGGACGGCCCGCtgctggaggagcaggagacgGAGGGCCAGCGGCAGCTGCACagcctcctgctgcagcagctccacaccGACGTCGACATCAACCG ATGTGTAGCCAAGAGGCAGTGCTTCGCCCCGGCGGCTCTCTACCGGCCGTTTGGACAACAAGCAGCTGGAGTGAGGAGCCTCTCCCAGTTTCAGGCCCTGCAGGACGGGGAGAACGAGCTGGCCAGCTTACGGGAGCTCGGCCTGACCGACGCTGAGATCGAACTGTGGCAGAGCAGAGACGAACCGGTGGCATCAGAGAAG TCCCACGGTGTGTGTGCAGCTCCAGGTGTGAAGCAGCAGCGCCTGCAGGTGATCAGAGACAAGATCGAGGCCAGAGACGAGCTCCTGTCCCGCCCACAGCGATTCGCCTCCAGCCGGCCGCTGTCACGGCGCGAAATGGAAATCGAACGGGCACTTTTCCAGGGAAACGACCGGCTGGGTTTCCTCACCGCTCTTTACCATCGAG ATGAAGTGAAGCAGGACGACCAGCAGGGGGAGACCTCCTCTGATCCGATGGACTCTCTCTACAGAGACGTATTCGTAAAGGGAAGACAACAAGCTTCACTGCAGGACTCTGAGGGAGAAACAAGTGGAGCATCAcacctgctgacacacacaactgtatctgaccaatcacaggaCTCACAGAGAGacgacagccaatcagaagaaGCTTCTGACCATCAGGGTGCTAAAAGCAGCTTGTCAGAGTCGAGTTCAGACCTCTCAGAGCAGCAGCTCGCTCAGGACAGACCGAGGAAATCAcctccagctgctccaacaCAGATTAACATCAGCCAGCCAATCGGCAGTCTGTGTGGAGCGGTGAGGGCGGGGTCAGCGAGACAGCTGACTGTCAGAGGGGACATCGAGCCCATCTCAGACGAAGAAATCCTGAACAACCGAGAATCTGAGGACGGGATCCGGAGCGTCCCGAGGTTCAGGAGCTACGAGCCGGGAAAACCCAACAAG gtgttGTGTGTGAAGAACCTGAGTCCACAGGCCTCAGTGGCCCAGCTGGTGGCGCTGTTCTCCAGGTTCGAGCAGGAGAACGGACTGCCGGTCGTTTACCGCCTGCTGACCGGACGGATGAAGGGTCAGGCCTTCATCACGCTGCCAG ATTCTGAAACGGCCCAGAAAGCCTTGCAGCTGGTCCATGGATACCGGTTGCTAGGGAAACCTTTGGTGGTTGAGTTTGGCCGTGAGCGACAGGAAGAcgagaaacagaagaagaaggaggagaagaaataa
- the cldn2 gene encoding claudin-2, with translation MASAALELMGFFLGLLGLLGTLVSTVLPYWQISAHIGSNIVTAVANMRGLWMECVYQSTGAFQCETYNSMLALPADLQASRALMVISIVLSILAIAVAVLGMQCTLCLEGSGAVKSRVAGAGGGLFLAAGFLALIPVAWTTHEVVQTFYRPNLPSSMKFELGECLYVGLASALISMLGGGLLCVSCCDEQDGGRGRRHGGGYPYPVGGGVLGAGVRTTSQTYRNPTLQVGGINAASRGATLVRSASGSSQGTPGAQGAKKPTAAGYDITGYV, from the coding sequence ATGGCGTCAGCAGCTCTGGAGCTGATGGGCTTCTTCCTGGGCCTGCTGGGCCTGCTGGGTACCCTGGTCTCCACGGTGCTGCCGTACTGGCAGATTTCTGCACACATCGGCTCCAACATCGTGACGGCGGTGGCCAACATGAGGGGCCTGTGGATGGAGTGTGTCTACCAGAGCACGGGGGCCTTCCAGTGCGAGACCTACAACTCCATGCTGGCCCTGCCCGCCGACCTGCAGGCCTCTCGAGCCCTCATGGTCATCTCCATCGTGCTGTCCATCCTCGCCATCGCCGTGGCGGTCCTGGGGATGCAGTGCACACTCTGCTTGGAGGGTTCAGGTGCAGTTAAGAGTCGTGTGGCCGGAGCCGGTGGAGGTTTATTCCTCGCTGCGGGCTTCCTGGCACTCATACCTGTGGCGTGGACCACACATGAGGTGGTCCAGACCTTCTACCGACCAAACTTACCTTCCAGCATGAAGTTCGAGCTGGGGGAGTGTTTGTACGTCGGTCTGGCCTCGGCGCTCATCTCCATGCTGGGAGGAGGGTTGCTGTGTGTGTCGTGCTGCGACGAGCAGGACGGCGGGCGCGGCAGACGGCACGGCGGAGGGTATCCGTATCCTGTAGGAGGCGGCGTGCTGGGCGCAGGTGTACGGACAACCTCACAGACCTACCGCAACCCCACCCTGCAGGTTGGAGGCATCAACGCAGCCAGCAGGGGGGCCACGCTGGTCCGCAGTGCCAGCGGCAGCTCCCAGGGTACACCTGGAGCTCAAGGTGCCAAGAAGCCCACTGCGGCAGGATATGACATCACAGGATACGTCTGA